Proteins from a genomic interval of Microbacterium esteraromaticum:
- a CDS encoding alpha/beta fold hydrolase, with translation MCELSAASVDRFATAPSGTRICFRDAGDKDDPAIMLIAGLGEDLTSWTESVVTALVEQGLRVISIDNRDVGQSTFATTPPPGVWRQLLARSRSDGYTLADMAQDAVGVLDHLGIERAHLVGRSMGGMIAQTIAATLPDRVESLTSIYSTTGAPRVGQPARSSLRMLMGPDPRNRTDAVRAHLRLTRHIAGKDFPIDDAVEAAIAARIWDRAAGDLGAGGARQIQAIQLSGDRTAQLRGITAPTLVINGDLDLLVAETGGAATVRAIRGARHIVIPGMGHHMPESLVETITGYIGKHVDRVRQAVPSAHRKGTGQ, from the coding sequence ATGTGTGAGCTCTCTGCGGCGAGCGTCGACCGGTTCGCCACGGCGCCCTCCGGAACGCGGATCTGCTTCCGCGATGCGGGTGACAAAGACGATCCGGCGATCATGCTCATCGCCGGGCTCGGCGAAGACCTCACGTCGTGGACCGAATCGGTCGTGACCGCGCTGGTCGAGCAGGGGTTGCGCGTGATCTCCATCGACAACCGTGACGTCGGGCAGTCCACCTTCGCGACAACGCCGCCGCCCGGAGTGTGGCGTCAACTGCTCGCGCGTTCGCGATCCGACGGCTACACGCTGGCCGACATGGCTCAGGACGCAGTGGGCGTACTCGATCATCTCGGCATCGAGCGCGCGCACCTGGTCGGCAGGTCGATGGGCGGCATGATCGCGCAGACGATCGCGGCGACGCTGCCAGATCGTGTGGAGTCGTTGACGTCGATCTACTCGACGACGGGGGCGCCCAGGGTCGGTCAGCCCGCGCGATCGAGCCTTCGGATGCTGATGGGGCCCGATCCGCGAAACAGGACGGATGCGGTGCGCGCTCACCTGCGGCTCACGAGACATATCGCCGGGAAGGACTTTCCGATCGACGACGCGGTTGAGGCCGCCATCGCCGCCCGCATCTGGGATCGGGCTGCGGGCGACCTGGGGGCCGGAGGGGCGCGGCAGATCCAAGCCATCCAGCTCTCGGGCGACCGCACTGCGCAGCTTCGAGGCATCACCGCACCCACGCTCGTCATCAACGGAGACCTTGATCTGCTGGTCGCCGAGACCGGCGGCGCGGCTACCGTCAGGGCGATCCGCGGGGCGCGGCACATCGTGATCCCCGGGATGGGGCACCACATGCCCGAGTCCCTGGTCGAGACGATCACCGGGTACATCGGGAAACACGTTGACCGTGTCCGCCAGGCGGTTCCCTCGGCACATCGGAAAGGAACAGGCCAATGA
- a CDS encoding Zn-dependent alcohol dehydrogenase, which translates to MKAVVFRDPDNRVSLTDVELATPKAGEVRVKIAAAGVCHSDLHVRRGEWPAPAPMVMGHEGSGVVVEVGDGVTSLAVGDHVVLCWVPPCGECRYCLQGREARCQKVATVVAPQGVLFDGTSRLSIRHSDGDDEPLHHYLGVSSFAEEVIVPASGAIKVRDDAPLDVIAVVGCAVATGVGAVTNTAAVEPGSTVAVIGCGGVGLNVVQGAKLAGAERIVAIDVVPEKTEMAMQFGATDRIDASQGDAVQQLLALIPDGVDYAFDAIGRTVTTEQAIHMLGLGGAAVIVGLPPAGARASFEPLVLAEADQRIIGSNYGSVRPSVDIPALVDRYMDGQLQLDPLISGRRPLSEAAEALDDLAAGGVLRTLLIP; encoded by the coding sequence ATGAAGGCCGTCGTGTTCCGTGACCCGGACAACCGTGTATCCCTCACCGACGTCGAGCTCGCAACGCCGAAGGCCGGTGAGGTGCGGGTCAAGATCGCGGCCGCCGGGGTCTGCCATTCCGATCTGCACGTGCGCCGGGGAGAATGGCCGGCGCCCGCGCCGATGGTGATGGGTCATGAGGGATCCGGCGTCGTCGTCGAGGTCGGTGACGGAGTCACGTCGCTCGCGGTCGGCGATCACGTCGTGCTGTGCTGGGTGCCGCCCTGCGGCGAGTGCCGCTACTGCCTGCAAGGGCGCGAAGCGCGCTGCCAGAAGGTCGCAACGGTCGTCGCTCCCCAGGGCGTGCTGTTCGACGGCACGTCGCGGCTCAGCATCCGCCACAGCGATGGTGACGATGAGCCCCTGCACCACTACCTCGGCGTCTCTTCGTTCGCAGAAGAGGTGATCGTTCCGGCATCCGGGGCCATCAAAGTGCGCGACGACGCACCGCTCGACGTCATCGCCGTGGTCGGCTGCGCGGTCGCGACCGGTGTGGGCGCGGTCACCAACACGGCGGCGGTCGAACCCGGATCGACCGTCGCGGTCATCGGATGCGGGGGAGTGGGCCTCAACGTGGTGCAGGGCGCCAAGCTCGCGGGCGCTGAGCGCATCGTCGCGATCGACGTCGTACCCGAGAAGACCGAGATGGCGATGCAGTTCGGCGCGACGGACCGCATCGATGCCTCGCAGGGTGACGCGGTGCAGCAGCTCCTCGCACTCATCCCCGACGGCGTGGACTACGCCTTCGACGCGATCGGTCGCACGGTCACGACCGAGCAGGCGATCCACATGCTCGGTCTGGGCGGCGCCGCGGTGATCGTCGGGCTGCCGCCCGCAGGCGCCCGCGCATCGTTCGAACCGCTCGTGCTCGCCGAGGCAGACCAGCGCATCATCGGGTCGAACTACGGCTCGGTGCGCCCGTCGGTCGACATTCCCGCGCTCGTCGACCGGTACATGGATGGCCAGCTCCAGCTCGACCCGCTGATCTCGGGCCGCCGCCCTCTCTCGGAAGCAGCCGAGGCGCTGGACGATCTCGCAGCGGGCGGCGTCTTGCGCACGCTCCTCATTCCCTGA